Proteins found in one Miscanthus floridulus cultivar M001 chromosome 4, ASM1932011v1, whole genome shotgun sequence genomic segment:
- the LOC136550014 gene encoding uncharacterized protein, translating to MDAVIEFTSGSPSPTRFYSSASPSLRGPHSLSVCGPWRGRGRPLRALRHRSQAQAPAAAAGAAEVSHHDVVVVGAGIVGLAIARHLLLHTSLSVAIADAAVPCSGATGAGQGYIWMSHRRPGSDTWELALRSKQLWEELAAEVDGQGGGGARERLGWMRTGSLLVGRSSEELDTLEEMTKVLSQAGIHAEFLSASSLHALEPALSVGKDGGAMFLPQDCQIDAFQAVSLIEKTNNSYSSEGRYREFYNDPAMSLIRSEVTGTVEAVQTSRNILYGRKAFVIASGAWTRSLLHSFLEPALTLDIPVKPRKGHLLVLEKFDKVKLNHALMEVGYVGHQIAKPNSTHMASESSEDELGALSISMTATIDTKGNLVLGSSREFKGFSREVDRSVVQCIWERAGEFFPAMKNVSFDIDQNTQIRIGHRPYMPDGKPVIDFIPDMPNILIATGHEGNGLTLALGTAEMVTDMILGNPGKVSHSPFSIKHRFSGIQMDSFFSL from the exons ATGGATGCTGTCATCGAGTTCACCTCCGGAAGCCCTAGCCCCACGCGCTTCTACTCCTCAGCTTCGCCGTCGTTGCGCGGCCCCCATAGCCTCTCTGTCTGCGGCCCATGGCGCGGCCGTGGGCGCCCCCTCCGCGCGCTCCGGCATCGGTCCCAGGCCCAGGCCCCTGCGGCGGCGGCCGGGGCGGCCGAAGTCTCCCACCACGATGTTGTAGTTGTGGGCGCTGGGATCGTCGGGCTTGCCATcgcgcgccacctcctcctccacactTCGCTCTCCGTTGCCATCGCCGACGCTGCCGTCCCCTGCTCCGGTGCCACAGGCGCAG GGCAGGGATATATATGGATGTCGCACCGGAGGCCGGGGAGTGACACCTGGGAGCTGGCGCTGCGGAGCAAGCAACTTTGGGAGGAGCTGGCGGCCGAGGTTGACGGCCAGGGAGGCGGCGGTGCACGGGAGAGATTAGGTTGGATGAGGACAG GAAGCTTGCTTGTTGGGAGAAGTTCGGAAGAGCTGGACACATTGGAGGAAATGACCAAGGTTCTGTCTCAGGCAGGCATACACGCGGAATTCTTGTCAGCTTCTTCACTGCATGCATTAGAACCGGCACTCAGTGTAGGGAAAGATGGTGGTGCTATGTTCTTGCCACAAGACTGTCAGATTGATGCATTCCAGGCTGTCTCTTTGATTGAGaag ACCAATAACTCATATTCCTCAGAAGGAAGGTACAGGGAGTTCTATAATGATCCTGCCATGTCATTAATAAG ATCGGAGGTTACTGGAACAGTTGAAGCTGTCCAAACTTCCAGAAACATATTGTATGGTAGAAAAGCTTTTGTAATTGCTTCTGGTGCCTGGACTCGATCCTTATTGCATAGTTTCTTAGAACCAGCTTTGACATTGGATATTCCTGTGAAGCCACGAAAG GGTCATCTTCTTGTGTTGGAGAAATTTGACAAGGTTAAGTTGAATCATGCCCTGATGGAGGTAGGATATGTTGGCCATCAGATTGCTAAGCCAAATAGCACACATATGGCTTCAGAATCTAGTGAAGATGAGCTTGGTGCTTTATCCATATCAATGACTGCAACCATAGATACAAAGGGAAATTTAGTTCTAG GAAGCAGCCGGGAGTTCAAAGGTTTTTCGAGGGAGGTTGATAGATCCGTTGTTCAGTGTATATGGGAACGTGCAGGAGAGTTTTTTCCTGCAATGAAGAATGTTTCTTTTGATATTGATCAGAATACTCAAATCAGAATAGGGCATCGCCCATACA TGCCTGATGGAAAGCCAGttattgactttattcctgatatGCCAAATATTTTGATTGCAACAGGACATGAAGGAAATGGACTTACTTTG GCACTAGGCACTGCTGAAATGGTCACCGATATGATTCTTGGGAATCCTGGAAAAGTGAGCCACTCACCTTTCTCCATCAAACACAGATTTTCAG GCATCCAGATGGACAGCTTCTTTTCGTTATGA
- the LOC136550013 gene encoding calcium-dependent protein kinase 22-like, translating into MGGCYSVIAATKLKMLRRGGRGAAAVLPVTSHDGPCCSPDHDSVSVTGKERKKKGGRKGRKQASILGDAGTVDPDFSRRYRLGAELGRGEFGVTRRCEDAATGEALACKTLRRKRLLLRHAGPDADDVRREVEITRRMSEVGGGRVACLREACEDDDGVHLVMELCEGGELFDRIFERDHYSERAAAKLARTIVEVVQLCHENGVMHRDLKPENFLFVNKSEESPLKAIDFGLSVYFKPGDRFTEVVGSGCYMAPEVLKRSYGPEIDVWSAGVILHILLCGFPPFWGDSDEKIAQSILRGVIHLQKDPWPKVSQSAKDLVKKMLDPDPCTRLTAKQVLEHPWLKNADKASNVSLGEVVRSRLKQFSSMNKFKKKALGVVAMNLPREEIDKYNQMFHTMDKDNDGNLSLEELKEGFRINGHPVPEEEIKMLLQAGDIHGSGTLDCEEFVTVLLHIKKMSNNEYLPKAFKFFDKDGNGFIEMAELMEALGDGELKPNEQVVNDIIREVDKDKDGRISYPEFELMMKGGSDWRNASRRYSRENFSSLSRRLCKDTL; encoded by the exons ATGGGTGGTTGCTACTCCGTCATTGCGGCcaccaagctcaagatgctgcGCCGCGGAGGCCGTGGTGCCGCTGCCGTTCTCCCCGTCACCAGCCACGACGGCCCATGCTGCTCCCCCGACCACGACAGCGTCAGCGTCACAggcaaggagaggaagaagaagggcggcagGAAGGGCAGGAAGCAGGCCTCCATCCTGGGCGACGCCGGCACCGTCGACCCGGACTTCTCGCGGCGGTACCGGCTCGGCGCGGAGCTCGGGCGCGGCGAGTTCGGCGTCACGCGGCGGTGCGAGGACGCCGCCACGGGGGAGGCCCTGGCGTGCAAGACGCTCCGGCGGAAGCGGCTGCTCCTGCGGCACGCCGGGCCCGACGCGGACGACGTGCGGCGCGAGGTGGAGATCACGCGTCGCATGTCGGAGGTTGGCGGGGGCAGGGTGGCGTGCCTGCGCGAGGCGTgcgaggacgacgacggcgtGCACCTCGTCATGGAGCTCTGCGAGGGCGGCGAGCTCTTCGACCGCATCTTCGAGCGCGATCACTACTCCGAGCGCGCCGCCGCCAAGCTCGCCCGCACCATCGTCGAGGTCGTGCAG CTGTGCCACGAGAACGGAGTGATGCACAGGGACCTGAAGCCGGAGAACTTCCTGTTCGTGAACAAGTCGGAGGAGTCGCCTCTCAAGGCCATCGACTTCGGCCTCTCCGTGTACTTCAAGCCTG GGGATCGGTTCACCGAAGTGGTTGGCAGCGGGTGTTACATGGCTCCTGAGGTTCTCAAGAGAAGCTATGGGCCAGAGATAGACGTGTGGAGCGCTGGTGTCATCCTGCACATCCTTCTCTGCGGGTTCCCTCCGTTCTGGGGAG ACTCCGATGAGAAAATTGCACAGTCGATACTACGGGGAGTAATTCACTTACAGAAGGATCCATGGCCCAAGGTCTCCCAGAGTGCAAAGGATCTTGTCAAGAAGATGCTTGACCCAGATCCTTGTACACGGTTGACGGCAAAGCAAGTCCTTG AGCATCCTTGGCTCAAGAATGCTGATAAGGCTTCAAATGTGTCACTCGGAGAGGTTGTTCGGTCGAGGCTCAAGCAGTTCTCGTCTATGAACAAGtttaagaagaaggcacttgga GTCGTCGCCATGAATTTACCGAGGGAAGAGATTGACAAATACAATCAGATGTTCCATACCATGGACAAGGACAATGACGGTAATTTGTCACTTGAAGAGCTGAAGGAGGGTTTCCGGATAAACGGTCATCCTGTTCCAGAGGAAGAGATAAAGATGCTGTTACAAGCC GGTGATATACATGGAAGTGGCACATTAGATTGTGAGGAATTTGTAACAGTCTTACTTCACATTAAAAAGATGAGTAATAACGAGTATCTACCTAAAGCTTTCAAGTTCTTCGACAAAGACGGGAATGGTTTTATTGAAATGGCTGAGTTGATGGAGGCTCTAGGTGATGGTGAACTAAAGCCTAATGAGCAAGTGGTTAACGACATTATCCGTGAGGTCGACAAGGATAAG GATGGTCGTATCAGCTATCCAGAGTTTGAATTGATGATGAAGGGTGGATCAGACTGGAGGAATGCTTCTAGACGGTACTCAAGAGAAAATTTCAGTAGCCTCAGTCGAAGGCTGTGCAAAGATACTTTATGA